The following proteins come from a genomic window of Panulirus ornatus isolate Po-2019 chromosome 21, ASM3632096v1, whole genome shotgun sequence:
- the LOC139756306 gene encoding facilitated trehalose transporter Tret1-like, translating into MENMNEGEHHLAVSESKSPYGCHTTKGEGESPRARRRRLLQQLGKVMRASLGMCLIGSLYTFPSVLLSDATRHNTTIYGNTISFDGRQDMISSLVLLGSLPGTWLTGFLSMKLGRRLSMMTNGVLGVAGWLGTALLPSATGILVARCVSGLAVGGMSVAVNAYVAELSDPEVRGMMSMALNLAIMFGQLLTVSIGYNARYFLVALLNTIIPTAFIIFLIWMPESPSVLVLRGEEEAGLEVLLELRGRHADLKAEVKSYRDMNAASERAWRSLLHPPVLKSLAVISTLFFFSSFSGQLVITANASKIFEEAGTSLDGNLSAIIVMVVQIVAGICGFFLLDKLGRKKVLYIGFLLISVSLTVMATHIGKTQQASASDDGVEMAGGWLPLACLVVSQIGSSLGVNGVPFLLSQEYFPTAIRPQANSVTLTMWTVATFLVLQLHTTMVKGLTLAGLYGFYASVSALAIPFIAFCIRETMGENVG; encoded by the exons ATGGAGAACATGAACGAGGGTGAGCACCATTTGGCTGTGAGTGAGTCCAAGTCTCCCTACGGATGCCATACCACGAAGGGCGAGGGCGAGTCACCCCGTGCCAGGCGGCGCCGACTCCTGCAACAG ctggggaaGGTGATGCGTGCAAGCCTTGGCATGTGTCTGATTGGTTCGCTGTACACCTTCCCGTCCGTCCTTCTGAGCGACGCCACCAGACACAACACGACCATCTACGGCAACACCATCTCCTTCGACGGACGCCAAGATATGATAA GTAGCTTGGTATTGCTGGGTTCTCTCCCGGGGACGTGGCTGACGGGGTTCCTGTCCATGAAGCTGGGTCGAAGGTTGTCCATGATGACCAACGGGGTCctgggggtggctggctggctcggcaCGGCCCTCTTACCCTCAGCCACTGGGATACTCGTGGCCAG ATGTGTGTCAGGTCTTGCGGTGGGGGGAATGTCCGTGGCCGTGAACGCGTACGTGGCGGAGCTGTCTGACCCAGAGGTGCGGGGCATGATGTCCATGGCCCTCAACCTGGCCATCATGTTTG GTCAGCTGCTGACGGTGAGTATTGGCTACAACGCCCGCTACTTCCTGGTGGCGCTGTTGAACACCATCATCCCGACcgccttcatcatcttcctcatctggATGCCGGAGAGCCCGTCAGTACTCGTCCTCAGAG gtgaggaggaggcggggtTGGAGGTTCTGCTGGAGCTGCGAGGGAGGCACGCTGATCTGAAGGCCGAGGTCAAGAGCTACAGGGACATGAACGCTGCCTCGGAGCGGGCCTGGAGGTCGTTGCTGCACCCGCCCGTTCTCAAGTCCCTCGCCGTCATCTCCACTCTGTTCTTCTTTTCGTCCTTCTCAG GGCAGTTGGTCATCACCGCCAACGCGTCCAAGATATTTGAGGAGGCGGGGACGAGCCTGGACGGCAACCTGTCTGCCATCATCGTCATGGTagtccag ATAGTGGCTGGCATCTGCGGGTTCTTCCTCTTGGACAAGCTCGGAAGAAAGAAAGTCCTGTACATAGGGTTCTTACTCATAAGTGTCTCGCTAACCGTCATGGCCACGCATATAGGCAAAACGCAGCAGGCCTCAGCCAG CGACGATGGGGTTGAGATGGCTGGTGGATGGTTGCCCCTGGCCTGCCTGGTGGTGTCGCAGATTGGTTCCTCCTTAGGTGTCAACGGCGTCCCCTTCCTCCTCAGCCAGGAGTACTTCCCCACCGCCATACGACCCCAG GCCAACAGCGTAACCCTGACGATGTGGACGGTGGCCACCTTCTTGGTGCTGCAACTGCACACAACCATGGTGAAGGGCCTCACCCTGGCAGGCCTCTATGGTTTCTACGCCTCCGTCAGCGCCCTCGCCATCCCCTTCATCGCCTTCTGCATCAGGGAAACTATGGGAGAGAATGTCGGATAA
- the LOC139756309 gene encoding uncharacterized protein: MGLSYLRLWASHCYYNRKVKNIGDTVASFNDNCLFISCQQSRGKAVLDTFLMPNCRCEGSQLPAEGTTTEPASSPSSHTPTQESTTEPSSSPSSHTLTEESTTKPSSSPSSHILTEESTTEPSSSPYSHTPPEVSTTEPASSPSSLAPTEESTSSSSSLASSEESTTEPASSSPCRASSEESTTEPASSFSSHTPHHPQGSHISWRLKAIKSRVFRALQRAHRTNHHGNKAHVKPRSRHTPHSRNPLDASHAKSPILQSHNPFNLSPPKPSPPESKKAFDPNLPKTMFESVDPKSLSSGNPLFFRIPSWLRNHIPHSTSVDLKGVATCQLPDTFKSQPDASHPSEETTSHPLTFHPLTTSHPSGTSHPSTISHPSGTSHPSGTSHSSATSHPSATSHPSTISHPSGTSHPSGTSHSSGTSHPSGTSHPSTISHPSGTSRSSAKSQPSGTSHPSTISHPSGTSHPSGTSHSSAKSQPSTISHPSATSHPSHSLTTSNPHPLPTSPHPLTTSPHSLTTSLHPLTTSPRVLTTSDPLTTSPHLLTTSPHTSTTSPHTSGTNALYAPQSTTHRTTYSPGFYDLLSVGVQPSEPDPLQHPASAASLSTARRETESPTIHPAELTTPKPTGPTNPEPTEPTSLQPKEPNTPELNESTTPKLAEPTTPKLAEPTTPKLAESTTPKLAESTTPKQAEPTTPEPTDPSSPHLKEPFTNEPRCNYSTFDPFHSMTLEPNTDCVISKSGITSEEQEEILNTHNILRAKVASGEESRGDPGPQPHASNMCVLRWNEELAIVAQAWANQCIFDHDGRVERKICSRDYEVGQNLYYQWGNDPAPNWSQAIQHWYDEVAHMPKSFVKKFSLRNQGVDIGHYGQMVWSSTREVGCGAVYYLPFMGGTTRVYVCNYGPQGNMLGKPMYQQGPPASACPYGKFSHVYPHLCD, from the exons ATGGGCCTCAGTTACCTCCGCCTCTGGGCTAGCCACTGCTACTACAACCGTAAGGTGAAGAACATAGGCGACACGGTGGCCAGCTTCAATGACAACTGCCTGTTCATCAGCTGCCAACAATCCAGAGGCAAGGCTGTCCTGGACACCTTCTTGATGCCAAATTGCCGCTGTGAAG GCAGTCAGCTGCCTGCTGAAGGTACAACGACGGAGCCAGCGTCCTCACCTTCCAGCCACACCCCTACTCAGGAGTCAACGACGGAGCCATCTTCCTCACCTTCCAGCCACACCCTTACTGAGGAGTCAACGACGAAGCCATCTTCCTCACCTTCCAGCCACATCCTTACTGAGGAGTCAACGACGGAGCCATCTTCCTCGCCTTACAGCCACACCCCTCCTGAGGTGTCAACGACCGAGCCAGCGTCCTCGCCTTCCAGCCTTGCTCCTACTGAGGAGTCAACGTCCTCGTCTTCCAGCCTTGCATCATCTGAGGAGTCAACGACGGAGCCAGCGTCCTCGTCTCCCTGCCGTGCATCTTCTGAGGAGTCAACGACGGAGCCAGCGTCTTCGTTTTCcagccacaccccacaccatcctcaaGGTTCACACATCTCTTGGCGACTCAAAGCAATCAAGTCTCGTGTGTTCAGAGCACTACAGCGCGCCCACAGGACCAACCACCACGGAAATAAAGCGCACGTGAAGCCCAGATCACGGCATACCCCCCACTCGCGAAACCCATTGGATGCCAGTCATGCAAAGTCCCCTATATTGCAGTCGCATAACCCATTCAACCTCAGTCCCCCGAAGCCCTCTCCACCCGAGTCTAAGAAGGCGTTCGACCCGAATCTCCCAAAGACTATGTTCGAGTCTGTGGATCCGAAGTCCCTCAGTTCAGGGAACCCATTATTCTTTCGCATTCCGAGTTGGTTGAGGAATCACATACCTCACTCTACTAGCGTCGACTTAAAAGGAGTGGCCACATGCCAGCTACCTGACACATTCAAGTCCCAACCAGACGCATCTCATCCATCTGAGGAAACTACATCTCATCCATTAACATTTCATCCATTAACTACATCTCATCCATCAGGTACATCTCATCCATCAACTATATCTCATCCATCAGGTACATCTCATCCATCAGGTACATCTCATTCATCAGCTACATCTCATCCATCAGCTACATCTCATCCATCAACTATATCTCATCCATCAGGTACATCTCATCCATCAGGTACATCTCATTCATCAGGTACATCTCATCCATCAGGTACATCTCATCCATCAACTATATCTCATCCATCAGGTACATCTCGTTCATCAGCTAAATCTCAACCATCAGGTACATCTCATCCATCAACTATATCTCATCCATCAGGTACATCTCATCCATCAGGTACATCTCATTCATCAGCTAAGTCTCAACCATCAACTATATCTCATCCATCAGCTACATCTCACCCATCTCACTCATTAACTACGTCTAATCCTCATCCATTACCTACGTCCCCTCATCCATTGACTACGTCTCCTCATTCTTTGACTACGTCTCTTCATCCATTAACTACGTCTCCTCGTGTATTGACTACATCTGATCCATTAACTACGTCTCCTCATCTATTGACTACATCTCCTCATACATCAACTACGTCTCCTCATACTTCAGGAACAAATGCCTTGTAcgcaccacaatcaaccacccacCGGACCACTTACTCGCCTGGCTTCTATGATCTGCTTTCAGTTGGGGTTCAACCATCAGAGCCAGACCCCCTCCAACACCCGGCTTCAGCCGCATCTCTTTCAACTGCTCGCCGGGAGACAGAatcacccaccatccacccagcAGAACTAACTACCCCTAAGCCAACAGGACCAACTAACCCCGAACCGACAGAACCAACTTCCCTCCAGCCAAAAGAACCAAATACCCCGGAACTAAATGAATCAACTACCCCCAAACTGGCAGAACCGACTACCCCAAAACTGGCAGAACCAACCACCCCTAAACTGGCAGAATCAACTACCCCCAAACTGGCAGAATCAACAACCCCCAAACAAGCAGAACCAACTACCCCCGAGCCAACAGACCCAAGTTCCCCACACCTAAAGGAACCATTTACCAACGAGCCCCGTTGTAACTACTCGACATTCGACCCCTTCCACAGCATGACCCTGGAGCCCAACACGGACTGCGTCATCAGCAAGTCCGGTATCACCAGCGAAGAACAAGAGGAGatcctcaacacacacaacatcttGAGAGCCAAG GTTGCCAGCGGGGAGGAGAGCAGAGGCGACCCGGGACCCCAGCCTCATGCCTCCAACATGTGTGTCCTGAGGTGGAACGAGGAACTTGCCATTGTGGCTCAg GCCTGGGCCAACCAATGTATATTTGACCACGACGGCAGAGTTGAGCGAAAGATCTGCTCCCGGGACTACGAAGTGGGGCAAAACCTTTACTACCAGTGGGGTAATGACCCCGCCCCT AACTGGAGTCAAGCAATCCAGCACTGGTATGATGAAGTAGCCCACATGCCTAAATCATTTGTGAAAAAGTTCAGTCTTAGGAATCAAGGTGTGGATATTGGCCATTATGGACAG ATGGTATGGTCGTCAACGCGAGAGGTGGGCTGTGGGGCAGTGTACTACCTACCCTTCATGGGTGGCACCACtcgggtgtatgtgtgtaactatggCCCTCAGGGTAACATGTTAGGCAAGCCCATGTACCAGCAAGGCCCCCCGGCCTCAGCCTGTCCCTATGGGAAGTTCTCACATGTCTACCCTCACCTCTGTGACTAA